The Lepeophtheirus salmonis chromosome 3, UVic_Lsal_1.4, whole genome shotgun sequence genomic interval aaattaaaataaaccagAACTGAATTGTTCCCATAGCATGCTGCATCACCCAATAAGGTACTTGAAGCCCAAAACAGTTCACACATACTCCCGAATAGAGTAAGGCAAAAacgaaatatgaaaaaatggaaacgATCAATGATATCCAATGAATGATTgtctaaaattacaaaaatatatatgattagtTTAATAATACTCGCTTAGGCGGTTTATACATGAACGTTAGTACATTGATTAGCTAAACATTACCCAAGAATTAGTTTCGACGGCAAGATGAAAAGTCATGACAAATAAACAACTCGTACAAATAATTGTTCCAAACTCCCATAAACCTATATCCGTATCATTATAGCAGCCGTATgcagtaaaaaatatgacaatggatTGATATAATGCATCGGCCATGGAGATCCAAAAAGAATATGGCTTATATATCTGACCCAAACGCCCTCTTTCATAAAGCCTAggcatattttgtaaaatataatctgGGGCATCCTGATCGTATACTCCTAAATAAAGcagtgaaaataaaattaaaataaatcaatggaCATACAGATTCTCAGAGTGTCTTACCGATTGCTAAAGGTGGAAGTGaagtaaaaataagattatataacatGAGATACATGGCATCAATCATGACCTGACCCGAGAATCCACAAAATAATTGATACCAAAAGCATACAAACACAAATGTCTGAAAGAAGAAGGAGTGTTATAAGGATTAGAAAGGAATTGTCCATTTCCCTCCACCTACcgcatttttataaaagaaataatgaatcATTCTCGAGAGTCTATCATAATTCCAATGACCATGAACAAGAAGAAGTCTCTCTAAATACTTAAATCTAGAGATAGCAAAGTCCGACGCCATCACGGCTTGCATTCCTTCTTGACCAGAAATCCCTACACCAATATCTGCAGTTTGAATCATTGATACATCATTGGCTCCATCTCCAATTGCAAGAGTTTTCATATGAAGTTGCTCCTTGACTATTCTCACGATAAATGCTTTTTGTAAAGGGGTTGCTCTACAACAGAGCACACTAGCACAGTATGAAGTTAATTCCAGGAATGGCTTTTGAAGATTTGTTCTCTTATCTAATATATAGACGAGAGTTTTTCCATCAATCACTAGGGATCTATCTGCTTTAGTATCACCATTCATAATGGCATCTAGATGGTATTTAATTGTTGTTTCCGTAGCATCTTTGGACCGAGCATTCACAGTTAATATTTCCACATTGGAAGGAAATAATTGACAGGAGTAAGCAATGTTGATTGCAGTCTCCTGCTTATCACCTGTGAGCACCCATACAACAATTCCAGCCTGACGTAACTTGGCAATGGTTTCAGGAACTCCGTCTTGGAGTCGATCCTCAATCCCAGTGGCTCCAATGAGCTGAAAGCTATTTTCAATCCTATTGTAAGATTCTGCTAAAAGTTTTTCCCTTTTGACCATTGAGTTTTCGGCATTAAGATGTTCTTTAACCCATGCATCATACTCAGTCTCcgttagaatttttttagcCATAACAAGAACTCGAAGTCCAATTTTAGCATAGTTATCCAATTGAGTTTGCGTCTTTAAGAGCACAgccttttcttcttcattatctACAATGACTCGAGGTAACATGGAAGCGTCAGCCCCTTTGCAGTAAAGGATTTTTTGCAAAGTAATGGGGTGTCGCAAAACAACGGACATTCTTTTCCGATTTGAATCAAAAGGTAAAACATGAAGTACTTCAAATTCGACTAGTCCTTCATCTATTAAAGGGGGGAAAAACATTATGTTTATTAATCGGatacatttgattaattaaatacaacatACTTGGAAGGGAAATCATGGCACAATTAGAGGTTCTTTTGAGTAATTTACAGTTGTAAGCAAATGCAGCATCCACTAAGGCTAATTCGTCTGGAGATTCGGCCTCATAAATGGGGCGAATCTCCGTGGGTGTCGGCGAAGTGGAAACAATTTGTAATTTAGAGAGCGAGGAGTTGCTCCTGGATTTCAATTTAGCAAATAAACTGGGGAGTTGTAGATGCTTCGGTCGCCTACTGGAAACAGGGGAAGACAAAGGACTTGTTTCCGGTGAGGATGCTATAGGAGACAGGGGTTTTGGTGACATGGGAAGAAGATGTAGCAAACGACTTTTAGTAACAGGAGGTCGAGTAGACACTGGAGTAGAACCTAATTTGGTCATAGGAAtggccatggaggaagaattgGGCTTTAACGGTTCAGTGGAGCTCGTAGAAATAAAACTAAGGGGTGGTGAAGGACTTCTTGTCGATAAGCCCGCATTTGACTTTTCATCGGCGTTTTCATCAATGCAACTAAGCATAGAATGATTATCCACAGAGACCATGGAATTGGAATGCACAATGAGTCCTGAGACATTCATGGCATCTCTATGAGGATATTTGGCTACAATCACCGTGTTACAAACTGAAAGCAGGGTAAAAAAGTCTTCGATGTGATTTTGGTGACATTCTTTCGGCGATACATTTGGGGATTGATTTATGAGTAAGTCTGGTTCTGGTGGCGAAGGTGAAACAAGCCTTTGATGAAGAAGAGGATTCACAGGGATCACAGCACGTCCTGATGTACCATTTTTGTCCATAGAGGAGTTATGAGAAAAGTCTACACCTCTGATggtacaatttttaaatatcattttgttgTCCGTCAAGGTTCCAGTTTTATCACAGAAAATGTATTGAACCTGGAAGCAAGACATAATCAATTTACATTATAgatatgtttatgttttttatcaatttatgtatGTGTACTCATCTTACCATTCCCAACTCCTCAGGAATGTTTAATGCTCTACATTCCACCCGCTTTCCACATAGTTTATCGTACATTTTTTCATCCTTGTGAATTAGATAAACCTGTAAAAGTTTAGCCATTTCAATCGTAACGTAGAGTGACATGGGTATTATGACTTGAAGTATAATCACAAAAGTCCAAAATGTAAGAAATCCCTCAAAAGGAGGATTGGAGTCCCCTTGtgagagaacatttaaaaagGGGGCATagttatcattaaaataatccaGCCAAATCCCTGAGCCAACAGCTCCGATGAAACACAGCACTAAGAGAATGAAAACACACCAAATAACTTCTAAATTCATTTTACGCTCCAATTCACTCCGTTTATATCGGGGACCACCATTGTTGAGCATCACTTTCGACTCATGTCCAGCATACACCACGATCCCCTCGACATAGTCTGTGTTTTTAAGTATGCACTCTCGAAGTAAAAGATTATCCTTTCCCACAGGGATTCTCTCACCCCAGGGATGGAGTATGGATCCATGAAAACGATAGATTTTAGTCGTGGGCATATCACATTCAATTGTACTCCTGAACTCTTGAGGCTGAAAAGAAAGTCTCTGAGAgacaaaggaaaaattaaatcgAGAACAACACTATTAACATTAAGGTACATACTAGGGAGGTTAGTGAAAATATCGACAATTATTCTAtcgatattaaaatatattaaatgcgaatgAATGTGAGTGTCCGGGAATAACACCCAAACtaaatgaatggattttgctgaaattttgcatgttTATTGCCTTTATGTCAATGGTGGCACTGtaataatatttccttaaaatcaattttttcactaacaaacgactacttcatataacataaaaaaataaagaccgtaaaattcTGACcgtttaacttaaatattttttatgcccGTAACCTTATAAtcaatctcctttaaaaaaagtttgcaaagatACAAAACAACATGGAGTGAAAATGATTGTTAGAATTTTAcggttttgattttttgttttatatgaagcagaagagttcagaattattttcaatttctttatgtACCGGGCAACGCCGGGAAAACATACTCCAGtggatattaaaaagaaattaggaGTATTTTAATGTGAAAATAGGAAAAGTTGTATACTATTTTATTGATCAAAGGTTGAGTATATAGTAACTTTcaatagtttaaaaagaagatgtaaataactatgttttaaaaaaaatcagattttttaaaaaacatagtCTCCTTGCCCAGCGAtactcccatctctgtaacctaCCCCATCTGTAACACTCAcatcaaacgactgttacaaaatggctgaaactttggtgagtaactctcAACAGATGCTATATAGATATGACTCGCTTTTATTTACGTGTAATGCCACCATCTCCACGTTGAGGTCGGACACTTTTCATAGCACCCTCGTATATCTATTGACGTCCCATCTCGTATCATTTACAATATCGATATTTTACCGACATTCTGATATCCCTATTCGTCCCCAGTATCTACATAAGTATTAAATAACTCACTTGTTCCTTGAATCCACGAGGAACCTCTCTTTGCTTAAGATTAGTTTCCCCATCCAGATTCTGAGTATCAATATAGCAGAGGCCATACTCATCAGAGGAGCGGAGAAGGAGAATATCTGCTGGGATCTGTTCATTGCATGACAAATGAACAATGTCCCCCACTTTGACATCCTTCCAGTAAGTCTTTTTGTATCGACCCATTGAACTATATAGGTAGaatgaaaatttgtattaaaaaaccaTACACTTCTTACATGATAAGAGCATGCTTAGCTTTTAAAGTGACTAAATATAAGAACATTGgcatacatttttataacttgTATACTTCCTTAAAATGCGTAATCATATactcatttattataataatgaaaaaataaaataaaatgcatcaAAATCCTTCCCTTGAAGTAAGAGtcgttgtaaaataaaatagataaattgttaaattaaagtcggttctttatttttcactccggcaattttatatacatccaagcaaatgatttttaatcctttttaaacttacatcattatattatatataacgaactcagaaggttttttttaacaatgttgTACATGAATTTGCATGTGGTGAGGACATTTTAACATAATCATGtattcttctttaataataaggggggggggggaatattGCAAAAGTACATACtggaaggatatatatatatattattaagtatgaaaattgatgatttttttttgagccaaTACCGATTTTacgaggagaaaaaaaaaaagaacacctacttttattgattaattataaaataataaagtaatcacaTAAAAATGTAAGCATAGTCACTTTGGCCATtctatatataactttattccttcccaataacatatatataggtatgtatatgaCATGGTTGAAGATTTGACCCCCGTTTCACtgccaaaagtgtgaaaaaaatatttagggtagaaaaaaaacattgagaattgttaaataagttttttctagGTCACAAATGTATGTAGCTTAtggttttttaaagtttcaatcctgtattttgtgttgtttagccaagaaatttgaatttgtgatcaagtttctcaaaaaaaaaaaaaaaaaaaaaattgtagaccTAGagaatctacaatgtacatttaaaataccattattCATGTTAAAATGATAGATAGTGGCcaggactttaaaataaaactatttgttCAGTTGTTTCTTTCATAACTTTTGTGCAatgtcagtttaaaaaatattgacaaacggaataaaaaaatcaccattTTAGATCAATTCCTGGCTATAGGTAGCCATATCTACTGATAAGAAAGGACTACAGGATTGATTTACATatcaatttattggaaatttaataagttataaattgcTACCTAAtttatacttctttttcttttttttacaggaacattaaaaaaaaataataatacgagaCCTACTCCCTAATTTTATGGACCTGTGAAAAAAATACCGGCGGCCATTAAAATGCATGGTACACAAAAACGTTTGGAGCTagatacttgaaaatttgatcGTCTGTACCTGAAATAGGAATTGGGAATGTTGATTTTAGGctggtgtttttatttttttcctaccGACTAATATTTCCGCCGATCCCCCCCGATTtacgaatttaaaattttatg includes:
- the LOC121114586 gene encoding phospholipid-transporting ATPase VD isoform X2 — encoded protein: MEEAPERIPPSLGFTLDNEGLHDTASRKEPNNEDCSVKDGDEEEREGGQTEEETEKENSLLSSPITSNVPYDESNLVFFSPDDDANTLSAPCSAPYTITTTATGAARNGHIRSASHGGSSIYHATPRPSVLKKHGHRRVFSHGQITVGFNQKELDGQPMKGHKRTNSKTEFILPPGHDDRERKRTSLTRSGSAKHHKRQASRTDSLGFSFKGHSRQASRTDSVYTIRTPVNNNNGERLFSFNIFGKKGKQGGGGGQDEVNEVKQRVVVPDHVIPVDVPEHEHPNHKYTKNKIRTTKYTLLWFLPKNLFEQFHRFANLYFLFIVLLNWVPAINAFGKEVSMIPVIFVLGFTAIKDLFEDRRRYQSDKRINNSTCRVYKSSMGRYKKTYWKDVKVGDIVHLSCNEQIPADILLLRSSDEYGLCYIDTQNLDGETNLKQREVPRGFKEQRLSFQPQEFRSTIECDMPTTKIYRFHGSILHPWGERIPVGKDNLLLRECILKNTDYVEGIVVYAGHESKVMLNNGGPRYKRSELERKMNLEVIWCVFILLVLCFIGAVGSGIWLDYFNDNYAPFLNVLSQGDSNPPFEGFLTFWTFVIILQVIIPMSLYVTIEMAKLLQVYLIHKDEKMYDKLCGKRVECRALNIPEELGMVQYIFCDKTGTLTDNKMIFKNCTIRGVDFSHNSSMDKNGTSGRAVIPVNPLLHQRLVSPSPPEPDLLINQSPNVSPKECHQNHIEDFFTLLSVCNTVIVAKYPHRDAMNVSGLIVHSNSMVSVDNHSMLSCIDENADEKSNAGLSTRSPSPPLSFISTSSTEPLKPNSSSMAIPMTKLGSTPVSTRPPVTKSRLLHLLPMSPKPLSPIASSPETSPLSSPVSSRRPKHLQLPSLFAKLKSRSNSSLSKLQIVSTSPTPTEIRPIYEAESPDELALVDAAFAYNCKLLKRTSNCAMISLPNEGLVEFEVLHVLPFDSNRKRMSVVLRHPITLQKILYCKGADASMLPRVIVDNEEEKAVLLKTQTQLDNYAKIGLRVLVMAKKILTETEYDAWVKEHLNAENSMVKREKLLAESYNRIENSFQLIGATGIEDRLQDGVPETIAKLRQAGIVVWVLTGDKQETAINIAYSCQLFPSNVEILTVNARSKDATETTIKYHLDAIMNGDTKADRSLVIDGKTLVYILDKRTNLQKPFLELTSYCASVLCCRATPLQKAFIVRIVKEQLHMKTLAIGDGANDVSMIQTADIGVGISGQEGMQAVMASDFAISRFKYLERLLLVHGHWNYDRLSRMIHYFFYKNATFVFVCFWYQLFCGFSGQVMIDAMYLMLYNLIFTSLPPLAIGVYDQDAPDYILQNMPRLYERGRLGQIYKPYSFWISMADALYQSIVIFFTAYGCYNDTDIGLWEFGTIICTSCLFVMTFHLAVETNSWTIIHWISLIVSIFSYFVFALLYSGVCVNCFGLQVPYWVMQHAMGTIQFWFILIYTSVVAVFPRTCIKALINTCRPNSVTEVLLSRQSNEENKEEDSLFSASSVLRSNFLRGQCGSSTEMTEVLS
- the LOC121114586 gene encoding phospholipid-transporting ATPase VD isoform X1, whose protein sequence is MEEAPERIPPSLGFTLDNEGLHDTASRKEPNNEDCSVKDGDEEEREGGQTEEETEKENSLLSSPITSNVPYDESNLVFFSPDDDANTLSAPCSAPYTITTTATGAARNGHIRSASHGGSSIYHATPRPSVLKKHGHRRVFSHGQITVGFNQKELDGQPMKGHKRTNSKTEFILPPGHDDRERKRTSLTRSGSAKHHKRQASRTDSLGFSFKGHSRQASRTDSVYTIRTPVNNNNGERLFSFNIFGKKGKQGGGGGQDEVNEVKQRVVVPDHVIPVDVPEHEHPNHKYTKNKIRTTKYTLLWFLPKNLFEQFHRFANLYFLFIVLLNWVPAINAFGKEVSMIPVIFVLGFTAIKDLFEDRRRYQSDKRINNSTCRVYKSSMGRYKKTYWKDVKVGDIVHLSCNEQIPADILLLRSSDEYGLCYIDTQNLDGETNLKQREVPRGFKEQRLSFQPQEFRSTIECDMPTTKIYRFHGSILHPWGERIPVGKDNLLLRECILKNTDYVEGIVVYAGHESKVMLNNGGPRYKRSELERKMNLEVIWCVFILLVLCFIGAVGSGIWLDYFNDNYAPFLNVLSQGDSNPPFEGFLTFWTFVIILQVIIPMSLYVTIEMAKLLQVYLIHKDEKMYDKLCGKRVECRALNIPEELGMVQYIFCDKTGTLTDNKMIFKNCTIRGVDFSHNSSMDKNGTSGRAVIPVNPLLHQRLVSPSPPEPDLLINQSPNVSPKECHQNHIEDFFTLLSVCNTVIVAKYPHRDAMNVSGLIVHSNSMVSVDNHSMLSCIDENADEKSNAGLSTRSPSPPLSFISTSSTEPLKPNSSSMAIPMTKLGSTPVSTRPPVTKSRLLHLLPMSPKPLSPIASSPETSPLSSPVSSRRPKHLQLPSLFAKLKSRSNSSLSKLQIVSTSPTPTEIRPIYEAESPDELALVDAAFAYNCKLLKRTSNCAMISLPNEGLVEFEVLHVLPFDSNRKRMSVVLRHPITLQKILYCKGADASMLPRVIVDNEEEKAVLLKTQTQLDNYAKIGLRVLVMAKKILTETEYDAWVKEHLNAENSMVKREKLLAESYNRIENSFQLIGATGIEDRLQDGVPETIAKLRQAGIVVWVLTGDKQETAINIAYSCQLFPSNVEILTVNARSKDATETTIKYHLDAIMNGDTKADRSLVIDGKTLVYILDKRTNLQKPFLELTSYCASVLCCRATPLQKAFIVRIVKEQLHMKTLAIGDGANDVSMIQTADIGVGISGQEGMQAVMASDFAISRFKYLERLLLVHGHWNYDRLSRMIHYFFYKNATFVFVCFWYQLFCGFSGQVMIDAMYLMLYNLIFTSLPPLAIGVYDQDAPDYILQNMPRLYERGRLGQIYKPYSFWISMADALYQSIVIFFTAYGCYNDTDIGLWEFGTIICTSCLFVMTFHLAVETNSWTIIHWISLIVSIFSYFVFALLYSGVCVNCFGLQVPYWVMQHAMGTIQFWFILIYTSVVAVFPRTCIKALINTCRPNSVTEVLLSRQSNEENKEEDSLFSASSVLRIMDDDQDIRLTSYRELYKNRVAPLICPAHDNPAYLDSQE